GACCCGCCTGAGCCGCTCACCCTCCGCGTCGATGTCCACGGGCGCCTCCGGGACGTAGACGGCGTGCACGTCCCACCGACGCGGATCGTTGCCGATACCGGGCACGAACTCGCGCTCCAGCAGCTGCTCACGGTACCGGCGCGCCGTCTCGGCCGTGAGCCAGCCGCTGTGGCGCCCCATGACCTCGTGGACGATGAGCATCCGGGGGTTCGAGGAGTGCTCACCGATGATGTTGCGGGCGAAGACCGCGCCCTGCTCTGCTGCGGTCCACGCCCCCAGGCTCTGCCGGATCGGGACGATGTCGTTGTCGATCGTCTTGGGAAGCCCGATCACCCTCAGGTCGTGGCCGCTCTCCGCGAGGTGGCGCGCGAGGTCGGCGGCCGTGGTGTTGGTGTCGTCCCCGCCGATCGTGTGCAGGACGTCGACGCCGTCACGGACCAGCTGCTCGGCTGCGACGCGAAGGGGGTCCACCCCGTCGGCTACGAGACCACGCCGGACGAGGTCCCGGGCGTTGGTCAGCTTGACCCGGGAGTTGCCGAGAGGGGAGCCGCCGAAGAAGTGCAGTCGCTCTGCGGTGGCCCGGACCTCGTCGGTGACCTCGATGCTGCGGCCCTCGAGCACCCCGGCATAGCCGTCGAGGTACCCGATGAGACGTACCTGTGGTGAACGTCGGGTGTAGCCCTGGATGAGACCACCCACCGCGGACGAGAGGCACGGGGCGATCCCCCCGGCCGTCAGCATCGCGACGGTGCGAACGCTCACTTGCTCTCGCAGGGAAGTTGGATCGTCTCCGGCGGACGCTCGTAGGGCTTGACCTGCGGGACCTCTGCCTGCGACTTCAACCCGTCCCACTTGTTGCCGAGGACCAGGTCGAGCGTGCTGCCGCTGCGGTCGTCCTTCTGCAGTTGGACGTCCTCGACCTGCTCGGCCAGCCGCTTGGCGGCGCGCTCCCCCTCGGGACCGAATCGGATGACGCCGACCTCCTTCTCGTGGAAGGACTTCTGCGGGTCGTTGCCCGTCTTCTTGACCGTGAACTCGCGCTCCTCGAGCTCCTTGCTCACGTCAGCGGCCAGCCCCACGTGCCACGTCGTGTTGTAGACGTTGAGGGTGATCTCCGCAGGCGCAGGCAGCGGCGGGTCGGGCTCGTCGACGAGCTTTTCGTAGCCGTACCCGAGCACGAGCTGGACACTGTCCCCGGACCGGGCGTCGTTCCACAGCTGGGCGCCGGGGATCTGCTTCTGCACGAGCAGGGCGTTCTCCAACCCTTCGTCGCCGAAGTAGATCGTCGCGGGCCCCTCGACGTAGACCGAACTGTCCGCGTTCCCGATCGAGGCGATCTTGAAGTCACGCAGCTCCAGCTCACGCCCGACGTCGCTCGCCAGACCGGCGGTGTCGGCGCTGTTGAGGAGCTCGATCTTGAAGGAATCGCGCTCGGGTGCCGGCGCCGAGACCGGAGCACAGGCCACGGTCTCGTTCATGCCGAGCAGGCCGGTGCTGTAGGCCGCCGCGACGGTCGCAGTGCCCAGAATGAGGCCGGGGAGGGTGACGAAGAGAATGAGTCGACGTCGGCGCTGCCGACGGAAGTGCTTGGCCGCACCCCCCTCGAGCTCGTCGAAGCCCACGACGCGATACGACACGGGCCCCTCGTCGTGCGGGTCCGTGCCCTGATTCTGCTCGGTCATCTACACCCCTCCCCTGCCTCCATCATACGTGATGCCAATTTCCTCATGAGCCACACGAGTCACACAAGCACCACACGTCATCGTTCCCGTACCGACACCCATCGACCGCCCCTGAGCATCGACGTCCGAGGTGACGAACCGGTTGCGCCCCGGTGAGGATTCGGCAGCAATCCGCTCAGCCCCCTACGCGGACGGGACGCCCTCGCGTCGCTCGTCGCCGATCATCTCGGCGACGGCGAGCATCGCAGTCGCTCCCCGACGGATGGTGTCGGCGCTGACGAACATGTCGATGTGGTGCCCGGCCCCCTTCGGCTGTCGGATCCGACCCACGAAGCGCGGATCGACTCCCACGCTGTCCACAGGGGTGGGCACCTCCCCGCTCCGCTCGTCGAGGTGGACGAGGGACGGCGCAGCCATGTAGGCCGCTCGGACCTTGTCCGTGGACACCGGTCGCGCACACCGCGCGTGCAACGCCATGGAGTGGGCCAGGACGACCGGCACCTGGACGAGGGTGACCACGACGGGGACGGCATCCGGAAGGTCGAGGACCTTGCGCACCTCCTGGTCGACCGCCCGCTCGGTCGAGGTGAAGCCGTCGTCCGTCGGCTGCCCCACCCACGGGATGACGTTGAGAGCCAACGGCGCCGGGAAGGGGGAGACGACCGGCAGGTCGGACACGGCCGACCGCACATCGCCCGGGTGCTGCCCGATCAGCGGCTCGGAGGCGACGGTGTGCAGCTCCTCGCGCAGTCGGGCCACGCCGCGGTCGGACGCGGACACCGCCGCGATGAGCCCGGTGACGACAAGGTGCTGCAGCTCCCAGCCCTGGTGCAGGACGTGGACCGCGTCGATGAGTCCCCAGGTGACCGGCCCGGGCAGGGC
The DNA window shown above is from Janibacter sp. A1S7 and carries:
- a CDS encoding pyrophosphate--fructose-6-phosphate 1-phosphotransferase gives rise to the protein MSVRTVAMLTAGGIAPCLSSAVGGLIQGYTRRSPQVRLIGYLDGYAGVLEGRSIEVTDEVRATAERLHFFGGSPLGNSRVKLTNARDLVRRGLVADGVDPLRVAAEQLVRDGVDVLHTIGGDDTNTTAADLARHLAESGHDLRVIGLPKTIDNDIVPIRQSLGAWTAAEQGAVFARNIIGEHSSNPRMLIVHEVMGRHSGWLTAETARRYREQLLEREFVPGIGNDPRRWDVHAVYVPEAPVDIDAEGERLRRVMDEIGCVNVFIAEGAGVDDIVASLEASGQAVPRDAFGHVALDEVNPGKYFAKNFAERLGADKAKVWKSGYFARSAAPNAQDRELIARCTDLAVGTALAGGSGVIGQDVEHDDELRAIELDRIAGGGAFDPTVDWFVDLREAIGQI
- a CDS encoding LytR C-terminal domain-containing protein, with product MTEQNQGTDPHDEGPVSYRVVGFDELEGGAAKHFRRQRRRRLILFVTLPGLILGTATVAAAYSTGLLGMNETVACAPVSAPAPERDSFKIELLNSADTAGLASDVGRELELRDFKIASIGNADSSVYVEGPATIYFGDEGLENALLVQKQIPGAQLWNDARSGDSVQLVLGYGYEKLVDEPDPPLPAPAEITLNVYNTTWHVGLAADVSKELEEREFTVKKTGNDPQKSFHEKEVGVIRFGPEGERAAKRLAEQVEDVQLQKDDRSGSTLDLVLGNKWDGLKSQAEVPQVKPYERPPETIQLPCESK
- a CDS encoding aspartate-semialdehyde dehydrogenase; translated protein: MTAYPSPTTGPTLALVGATGRFAEAVASALALRGDPWGEIRLYEPGMSTRTLTVRGREQPVETLREDSFDGVDVALFNLSPDQTGEWAPRAVSAGAVVVDASSRHRGDDDVPLIVPGINSELVTHRPRGIVALPGPVTWGLIDAVHVLHQGWELQHLVVTGLIAAVSASDRGVARLREELHTVASEPLIGQHPGDVRSAVSDLPVVSPFPAPLALNVIPWVGQPTDDGFTSTERAVDQEVRKVLDLPDAVPVVVTLVQVPVVLAHSMALHARCARPVSTDKVRAAYMAAPSLVHLDERSGEVPTPVDSVGVDPRFVGRIRQPKGAGHHIDMFVSADTIRRGATAMLAVAEMIGDERREGVPSA